Proteins encoded in a region of the Anopheles aquasalis chromosome 2, idAnoAquaMG_Q_19, whole genome shotgun sequence genome:
- the LOC126569824 gene encoding uncharacterized protein LOC126569824 produces the protein MAIQGHISDIAVVAVCLLGLLIAHDGVALPAGTGEEPRNTRNSTDLFAYPAEQSGIESKQNARNRTPIYIPGGCAEDEIFYPGDHDHDWVCDCKPTYIYHPSSQRCYQLYTKGNCESGQIVYIEPNGKYPSCIPNRCPDGQVMFQNQCAVLNQEHSLCHIANIKLVVGINERTHELECVNISDVNLNKTMLATLEKVNKLGSSIAPTSHLTNSSLQFTP, from the exons ATGGCGATACAGGGTCATATTTCGGACATCGCAGTCGTGGCAGTGTGCCTGCTGGGGCTTCTTATCGCTCACGACGGGGTGGCTTTGCCCGCGGGGACCGGCGAGGAGCCACGGAACACACGCAACTCGACTGACCTCTTTGCATATCCTGCCGAACAGTCGGGCatcgaatcaaaacaaaatgctcga AACCGTACCCCTATCTACATTCCTGGAGGATGCGCAGAGGATGAAATTTTCTACCCTGGCGATCACGACCACGATTGGGTTTGTGATTGCAAGCCGA CTTACATTTACCATCCGAGTTCGCAGCGTTGCTATCAGCTGTACACGAAGGGAAACTGCGAATCTGGCCAAATCGTCTACATCGAACCGAATGGCAAATATCCGAGCTGCATACCCAACCGATGCCCTGATGGTCAGGTGATGTTCCAGAACCAGTGCGCCGTTCTAAACCAAGAGCACAGCCTGTGTCATATCGCCAACATCAAGCTGGTCGTCGGAATCAACGAGAGAACGCACGAACTGGAGTGCGTCAACATTTCTGACGTGAACTTGAACAAAACTATGCTCGCTACGCTGGAGAAAGTGAACAAATTGGGTTCGAGCATTGCACCAACTAGTCATCTAACGAATAGTTCTCTTCAATTTACACCGTAA
- the LOC126569822 gene encoding uncharacterized protein LOC126569822 gives MDGRKMTTGLKCLLVSAAIAGLAVAQTLPNNTESPTKPRVQEEIFGFPADEQISYYLQNARNRTPIFVPGKCADNEILYPGDHESDWVCDCRPGHVYYPQMNKCYPLFMQGFCKPGEYVDVMRPSMIVNCTTNVCTTGKNMVPYDGKCVELNRHNRICKLVGRVYWVIGVNATTLELDCVPPDATTMLHRVNGEEGEDQEPIQFEGANRCSNGTRTKYEGLC, from the exons atggatggaaggaagatGACGACGGGATTAAAGTGTCTGCTCGTTTCCGCAGCGATCGCCGGATTGGCGGTCGCACAAACGCTACCCAACAACACTGAGTCCCCAACCAAGCCTCGAGTGCAGGAGGAAATCTTTGGTTTTCCGGCTGATGAACAGATCAGCTACTATCTACAGAACGCACGG AATCGTACACCGATCTTCGTGCCCGGTAAATGCGCGGACAATGAAATTCTTTATCCTGGTGATCATGAGTCGGACTGGGTTTGCGATTGTCGACCAG GACACGTCTACTATCCCCAGATGAACAAATGTTACCCTCTGTTTATGCAAGGTTTCTGCAAACCCGGCGAGTACGTCGATGTAATGCGACCGTCGATGATAGTGAACTGTACGACAAATGTGTGCACTACTGGCAAGAACATGGTACCCTATGATGGAAAGTGCGTGGAGCTGAATCGTCACAACCGCATCTGTAAGCTCGTTGGCCGTGTGTACTGGGTGATTGGTGTTAATGCGACCACCCTGGAGCTGGATTGCGTCCCACCGGATGCCACTACGATGCTGCACCGGGTCAACggcgaagaaggcgaagaCCAAGAGCCGATACAATTCGAAGGCGCGAACCGCTGCTCAAACGGGACACGCACCAAGTATGAAGGATTGTGCTAA